In Rubrivirga marina, the following are encoded in one genomic region:
- a CDS encoding putative baseplate assembly protein, whose translation MDPQYRCDNENRRRRVEAHATLNGIDYLEVLDRTAEAEGLPRQQVLVVQFLKDLPADGDGDAIGTPRVRIEAVPRAAAANVVWARRASDLDSTLVADPDTGATLTAAQVDHFTADPDADRTLVVLTDGTGDYSTYTLRLVNSPTDDRPPPEIDQRLAAVAFSFKAECPSDFDCAPEDECPPERVVEPEIDYLAKDYASFRRLMLDRMSVVAPDWRDRNQADLQIALVEMLAYVGDHLSYAQDAVATEAYLGTARRRASVRRHARLLDYAMHDGCNARVWVHLDATAGGAVTVPAGTVLRTRGDAPLVFETMHGVAARAAHNAIRLYTWGDTECCLPAGATRATLRDEGGLALAEGDVLIFEEVVSPTTGLPADADRARRHAVRLVRAEPEVDDLDGTALVEVEWHEADALPFALCLSAVLGGTDVEDLSLARGNVVLADQGRTVAAQPLAPPTVPASDRYRPRLRDDGLTFAAPFDADGARDRAAAEALAQDPRAALPEAALDDGDEVWAPRRDLLGSGRFAAEFVAEVDTEGEATLRFGDGVLGKAPAAGSTFTATYRVGNGPAGNVGADAITTVVGVGGVTGARNPMPAVGGTAPERLDAVRQFAPQAFRTQERAVTAADYAEVTERHPGVQKAAATFRWTGSWMTVFVIVDRVGGLPVRSDARFLREIRAHIDRYRLAGYDVEIQDPVYVPLDLALAVCVAPGHIRPDVHRQLLIALGRHERPDGSRGFFHPDRFTFGQPVYLSQIYRAAMAVEGVASVEVQRFQRLDDGAHGEIAAGVLRTAALEIVRLDNDPSRPGNGRIEFDLTRGL comes from the coding sequence ATGGACCCCCAGTACCGCTGCGACAACGAGAACCGCCGCCGCCGGGTCGAGGCCCACGCGACGCTCAACGGCATCGACTACCTCGAGGTCCTCGACCGGACCGCCGAGGCGGAGGGGCTGCCGCGGCAGCAGGTCCTCGTGGTCCAGTTCCTCAAGGACCTCCCGGCCGACGGCGACGGCGACGCGATCGGCACGCCGCGCGTCCGGATCGAGGCCGTCCCGCGCGCGGCGGCGGCGAACGTGGTCTGGGCGCGGCGCGCGAGCGACCTCGACTCGACCCTCGTCGCCGACCCGGACACGGGTGCGACGCTCACCGCCGCTCAGGTCGATCACTTCACGGCGGACCCCGACGCCGACCGGACGCTCGTCGTCCTGACGGACGGGACCGGCGACTACTCGACGTACACGCTCCGGCTCGTCAACTCGCCCACCGACGACCGACCGCCCCCAGAGATCGACCAGCGGCTGGCGGCCGTCGCGTTCTCGTTCAAGGCCGAGTGCCCGAGCGACTTCGACTGCGCGCCCGAGGACGAGTGCCCGCCGGAGCGCGTCGTCGAGCCCGAGATCGACTACCTCGCCAAGGACTACGCCAGCTTCCGGCGGCTGATGCTCGACCGGATGAGCGTCGTCGCGCCCGACTGGCGGGACCGGAACCAGGCCGACCTCCAGATCGCCCTCGTCGAGATGCTCGCCTACGTCGGCGACCACCTCAGCTATGCCCAGGACGCCGTCGCCACGGAGGCCTACCTCGGGACGGCCCGGCGCCGGGCGTCGGTTCGCCGCCACGCGCGGCTGCTCGACTACGCGATGCACGACGGGTGCAACGCCCGTGTGTGGGTCCACCTCGACGCGACGGCGGGCGGGGCCGTGACGGTCCCGGCCGGCACCGTGCTCCGGACGCGCGGCGACGCCCCGCTCGTGTTCGAGACGATGCACGGGGTCGCGGCGCGGGCCGCGCACAACGCGATCCGGCTCTACACCTGGGGCGACACCGAGTGCTGCCTCCCGGCCGGCGCCACCCGCGCGACGCTCCGCGACGAGGGCGGCCTCGCGCTCGCCGAGGGCGACGTGCTGATCTTCGAGGAGGTCGTCAGCCCGACGACCGGCCTGCCAGCCGACGCCGACCGCGCGCGCCGCCACGCGGTCCGCCTCGTGCGCGCCGAGCCCGAGGTCGACGACCTCGACGGGACCGCGCTCGTGGAGGTCGAGTGGCACGAGGCCGACGCGCTCCCGTTCGCGCTCTGCCTCAGCGCCGTCCTCGGCGGGACCGACGTCGAGGACCTCAGCCTCGCCCGCGGCAACGTGGTCCTGGCCGACCAGGGGCGGACGGTTGCGGCCCAGCCGCTCGCACCGCCGACCGTCCCCGCCAGTGACCGGTACCGGCCGCGGCTCCGCGACGACGGCCTCACGTTCGCCGCCCCCTTCGACGCCGACGGCGCCCGCGACCGGGCCGCTGCCGAAGCGCTGGCGCAGGACCCGCGCGCCGCGCTCCCCGAGGCCGCGCTCGACGACGGCGACGAGGTGTGGGCGCCGCGCCGCGACCTGCTCGGCAGCGGCCGGTTCGCGGCCGAGTTCGTGGCCGAGGTCGACACGGAGGGCGAGGCGACGCTCCGCTTCGGCGACGGCGTGCTCGGCAAGGCGCCCGCGGCCGGCTCAACGTTCACGGCGACGTACCGCGTGGGGAATGGGCCCGCCGGCAACGTCGGCGCCGACGCCATCACCACGGTCGTCGGCGTGGGCGGGGTCACGGGCGCGCGGAACCCGATGCCGGCCGTCGGCGGGACGGCGCCCGAGAGGCTCGACGCCGTCCGCCAGTTCGCGCCGCAGGCGTTCCGCACGCAGGAGCGCGCCGTCACCGCCGCCGACTACGCCGAGGTCACGGAGCGCCACCCGGGCGTCCAGAAGGCCGCGGCCACGTTCCGCTGGACCGGCAGCTGGATGACGGTCTTCGTGATCGTCGATCGCGTGGGCGGGCTGCCGGTCCGGAGCGACGCGCGGTTCCTCCGCGAGATCCGCGCCCACATCGACCGGTACCGCCTCGCGGGCTACGACGTCGAGATCCAGGACCCCGTCTACGTCCCGCTCGACCTCGCCCTCGCGGTCTGCGTCGCGCCCGGCCACATCCGCCCCGACGTCCACCGCCAGCTCCTGATCGCGCTCGGCCGGCACGAGCGGCCCGACGGCTCACGCGGCTTTTTCCACCCGGACCGGTTCACGTTCGGCCAGCCCGTCTACCTCAGCCAGATCTACCGCGCGGCGATGGCCGTCGAGGGCGTGGCCTCGGTCGAGGTTCAGCGGTTCCAGCGCCTGGACGACGGCGCCCACGGCGAGATCGCGGCGGGCGTGCTGCGGACGGCCGCGCTCGAGATCGTCCGCCTCGACAACGACCCCAGCCGACCCGGCAACGGGCGGATCGAGTTCGACCTGACCAGAGGGCTATGA
- a CDS encoding ThuA domain-containing protein, whose protein sequence is MTRLLALLLLLGGCAGSGPAEPPRLLVFSKTEGWVHDSIPAAVEAVRQLGEAGGFAVDATQDAAAFSDDRLAEYDAVVFLLTTGDVLDTEQEAAFERFVRAGGGYAGVHSASDTEYEWPFYGDLVGAYFESHPPGTPDAVVDVVAAHPSTEPLPQRWTWTDEWYAFRAQPENVRVLMTVDESTYEGGTMGEHPIAWCHEALGGRAWYTALGHRAEGYADEAFRAHLLGGLRYAAGLADGDCGS, encoded by the coding sequence ATGACCCGGCTTCTCGCTCTCCTCCTGCTCCTCGGCGGCTGCGCCGGCTCCGGCCCGGCCGAGCCGCCGCGCCTCCTCGTGTTCTCGAAGACCGAGGGCTGGGTCCACGACTCGATCCCGGCCGCCGTCGAGGCCGTCCGCCAGCTCGGCGAGGCCGGCGGGTTCGCCGTTGACGCGACCCAGGACGCCGCCGCGTTCTCCGACGACCGGCTCGCGGAGTACGACGCCGTCGTGTTCCTCCTCACCACGGGCGACGTGCTCGACACGGAGCAGGAGGCGGCGTTCGAGCGGTTCGTTCGGGCCGGCGGCGGCTACGCGGGCGTCCACTCGGCGAGCGACACCGAGTACGAGTGGCCGTTCTACGGCGACCTCGTCGGAGCCTACTTCGAGAGCCACCCGCCGGGCACGCCCGACGCGGTGGTCGACGTGGTCGCGGCGCACCCGTCGACGGAGCCGCTCCCCCAGCGGTGGACGTGGACGGACGAGTGGTATGCCTTCCGCGCGCAGCCGGAGAACGTTCGCGTGCTGATGACCGTCGACGAGTCGACGTACGAGGGCGGGACGATGGGCGAGCACCCGATCGCGTGGTGCCACGAGGCGCTCGGCGGGCGGGCGTGGTACACGGCCCTCGGCCACCGCGCCGAGGGCTACGCCGACGAGGCGTTCCGGGCCCACCTTCTCGGTGGCCTCCGCTACGCCGCCGGCCTCGCCGACGGCGACTGCGGCTCGTAG
- a CDS encoding putative baseplate assembly protein translates to MSDLTFCGCCDGVERQTPLSVENRPGLSALAYRVGTHGRFKASMHAALGEQPGLAGLTTRDDADPTLALIDAWATVLDVLSFYQERIANEHYLRTAAERLSVLQLAREIGYELGPGVAAGTTLAFGLQTGPGAPETSRVPAGTQAQSLPGQDELPQTFETVEEITARAEWQAMRPRASAPVVPVRGTRGIWLEGVDLNLRAGDGLLLVGEEREDDPGSERWDFRRIKDVTLDRRRALTHVVFERGLGSYVPPVLPASDPTVYVFRQRAALFGSHAPDWRAMPDSIKRAYLGLASTTPVPVDAEPWGGQLTIGDISGIEAETFPDGPIYLDALYPEIVPDSWVVLAQPEYAEAYRVLEVAEDARTGFTLSSKTTRLELDGENLSFRFGDHVQETVVFAVSEALVRAEAPLVTPVEGATVVLSKPVTTIQEGQLVAFAGTDVDTGEAATEVATVARVNDVGGLPQLTLDAPLAHRYAREDDAGAGVVGARLNANVARATHGKTVAGEVLGSGDGSVPFQRFTLANKPLTHTASVAAGGASSTLEVRVNRVRWDEVPSLYQQPPDARVYTTRLADDGTVTVQFGDGVNGARLPTAVENVTATYRMGIGLDALVDAGQISLLMTRPFGVKDVTNPEAPTGADDPEKLADARDNAPLTVLTLDRVVSVQDVEDYARAFAGIGKAGATVLWSGERQVVHLTVAGAAGAEVVEGSDLFTSLIGSLDAARHVHAEIVVSPFAPRPFGLEAVVAVDPAALADDVLAAVEAALVAAFSFEARAFGQSVSTAEVLAAMQAVEGVVFVDLESLDGADPFANPWLVARPARWEGGAIRPAELLTVDPDRIDLTATSP, encoded by the coding sequence ATGAGCGACCTCACCTTCTGCGGATGCTGCGACGGCGTCGAGCGCCAGACGCCCCTGTCGGTCGAGAACCGGCCCGGGCTCTCCGCGCTAGCGTACCGCGTCGGGACGCACGGCCGGTTCAAGGCCTCGATGCACGCCGCGCTCGGCGAGCAGCCCGGCCTCGCCGGCCTCACCACCCGCGACGACGCCGACCCCACGCTCGCGCTCATCGACGCCTGGGCGACGGTCCTCGATGTCCTCTCGTTCTACCAGGAGCGGATCGCCAACGAGCACTACCTCCGGACGGCGGCCGAGCGGCTCTCGGTCCTCCAGCTCGCCCGCGAGATCGGCTACGAGCTAGGGCCGGGCGTCGCGGCCGGCACGACGCTCGCGTTCGGGCTCCAGACCGGCCCCGGCGCGCCCGAGACCTCCCGCGTCCCAGCCGGCACGCAGGCGCAGAGCCTGCCCGGCCAGGACGAGTTGCCGCAGACGTTCGAGACGGTCGAGGAGATCACGGCGCGCGCCGAGTGGCAGGCCATGCGGCCTCGGGCGAGCGCCCCGGTCGTCCCGGTGCGCGGGACGCGCGGGATCTGGCTGGAGGGCGTCGACCTCAACCTCCGCGCGGGCGACGGCCTCCTGCTCGTCGGTGAGGAGCGCGAGGACGACCCGGGCAGCGAGCGGTGGGACTTCCGCCGGATCAAGGACGTCACGCTCGACCGGAGGCGGGCCCTCACGCACGTCGTGTTCGAGCGCGGGCTGGGCTCGTACGTCCCGCCCGTGCTCCCCGCGTCGGACCCGACGGTCTACGTCTTCCGCCAGCGCGCGGCCCTCTTCGGATCCCACGCACCCGACTGGCGGGCGATGCCCGACAGCATCAAGCGGGCGTACCTCGGCCTCGCGAGCACCACCCCCGTCCCGGTCGACGCGGAGCCGTGGGGCGGCCAGCTCACCATCGGCGACATCTCCGGGATCGAAGCCGAGACGTTCCCCGACGGCCCGATCTACCTCGACGCGCTCTACCCCGAGATCGTCCCCGACAGCTGGGTCGTCCTCGCCCAGCCCGAGTACGCCGAGGCGTACCGCGTCCTCGAGGTGGCGGAGGACGCGCGGACCGGGTTCACGCTGTCGTCCAAGACCACGCGGCTGGAGCTCGACGGGGAGAACCTGAGCTTCAGGTTCGGCGACCACGTCCAGGAGACCGTCGTCTTCGCCGTCTCCGAGGCGCTCGTGCGGGCCGAGGCGCCCCTCGTGACGCCGGTCGAAGGGGCGACCGTCGTGCTGTCGAAACCGGTCACCACGATCCAGGAGGGCCAGCTCGTCGCCTTTGCCGGGACCGACGTCGACACGGGCGAGGCGGCGACCGAGGTGGCGACGGTCGCCCGCGTCAACGACGTCGGCGGCCTGCCCCAGCTCACGCTCGACGCCCCGCTCGCCCACCGCTACGCCCGCGAAGACGACGCCGGGGCGGGCGTGGTCGGCGCGCGGCTCAACGCCAACGTGGCCCGTGCGACGCACGGCAAGACCGTCGCCGGCGAGGTCCTCGGGAGCGGCGACGGCTCGGTCCCCTTCCAGCGCTTCACGCTCGCCAACAAGCCCCTGACCCACACTGCCTCGGTGGCCGCGGGGGGGGCCTCGAGCACGCTGGAGGTCCGCGTCAATCGCGTCCGGTGGGACGAGGTCCCGTCGCTGTACCAGCAGCCGCCCGACGCCCGCGTCTACACGACGCGCCTCGCCGACGACGGGACGGTCACGGTCCAGTTCGGCGACGGCGTCAACGGGGCGCGGCTCCCGACGGCCGTCGAGAACGTGACGGCGACCTACCGCATGGGCATCGGACTCGACGCCCTCGTCGACGCCGGGCAGATCAGCCTGCTCATGACGCGGCCGTTCGGGGTCAAGGACGTCACCAACCCCGAGGCGCCGACCGGCGCCGACGACCCCGAGAAACTCGCCGACGCCCGCGATAACGCGCCGCTCACCGTCCTCACGCTCGATCGGGTGGTCTCGGTGCAGGACGTCGAGGACTACGCGCGGGCGTTCGCCGGCATCGGGAAGGCCGGGGCGACGGTGCTGTGGAGCGGCGAGCGCCAGGTGGTCCACCTGACCGTCGCCGGCGCGGCCGGGGCCGAGGTGGTCGAGGGCTCGGACCTGTTCACGAGCCTCATCGGCTCACTCGACGCCGCGCGCCACGTCCACGCCGAGATCGTCGTCTCGCCGTTCGCGCCGCGCCCGTTCGGGCTCGAGGCGGTCGTCGCCGTGGACCCCGCAGCCCTCGCCGACGACGTCCTCGCGGCCGTCGAGGCGGCGCTCGTCGCGGCCTTCTCGTTCGAGGCCCGCGCTTTCGGGCAGAGCGTGAGCACGGCCGAGGTGCTGGCGGCCATGCAGGCCGTCGAGGGCGTCGTCTTCGTCGACCTCGAGTCGCTCGACGGCGCCGACCCGTTCGCGAATCCGTGGCTCGTGGCGCGGCCGGCCCGCTGGGAGGGCGGCGCGATCCGGCCCGCCGAGCTCCTCACCGTCGATCCCGACCGGATCGACCTCACCGCGACGTCGCCATGA
- a CDS encoding GPW/gp25 family protein, whose protein sequence is MLHVDYPYHADGRGRTAVTDDADHVRDLIEQVLFTAPGERVNRPDFGSGLLGLVFAPNADALAGAVETSVQASLQRWLGDVVVVEAVDVTRRDSTLAVRVRYVVRRTQRRTVTEFTREV, encoded by the coding sequence ATGCTCCACGTCGACTACCCCTACCACGCGGACGGACGCGGACGGACGGCCGTGACCGACGACGCGGACCACGTGCGCGACCTCATCGAGCAGGTCCTGTTCACGGCGCCCGGCGAGCGCGTCAACCGGCCCGACTTCGGGAGCGGGCTGCTCGGGCTCGTGTTCGCGCCCAACGCCGACGCCCTCGCGGGCGCCGTCGAGACGAGCGTCCAGGCCTCGCTCCAGCGCTGGCTGGGCGACGTGGTCGTGGTCGAGGCCGTCGACGTGACCCGGCGCGACAGCACGCTCGCCGTCCGCGTCCGCTACGTCGTCCGGCGGACGCAGCGGCGGACCGTCACCGAGTTCACCCGCGAGGTGTGA
- a CDS encoding glycoside hydrolase family 27 protein — MYRALVVLLALTLAAPARAQANAPKAAGLAETPPMGWNSWNTFGCDIDEALIRETADAIVASGMRDAGYTYVNIDDCWHGARDADGFIQPDPERFPSGMKALADYVHGQGLKLGIYSDAGTATCAGRPGSQGYEYQDALQYARWGIDYLKYDWCNTEGRDAPEAYRTMRNALAASGRDIFFSICEWGDNDPWTWGKEIGHMWRTSGDIINCWDCVVNHGNWNSWGVMRIVDMQVERGLRVHAAPGHWNDPDMMEVGNLPTTHEDRAHFAMWAMLHAPLIAGNDVRTMTEATRQILTNEEVIAVDQDPLGVEGFPHWRAGGVEIWAKPLDGGDWAMAFLNRNDDPRDVSFTWAEEDVEDAFTGRRPHFDQHAYAVRDLFARADIGTTEGTFERVVPGRDVVMVRLTRVD; from the coding sequence ATGTACCGCGCGCTCGTCGTCCTCCTCGCCCTCACCCTCGCGGCGCCGGCCCGTGCCCAGGCGAACGCGCCGAAGGCCGCCGGCCTCGCCGAGACCCCGCCGATGGGCTGGAACTCGTGGAACACGTTCGGCTGCGACATCGACGAGGCCCTCATCCGCGAGACGGCCGACGCCATCGTGGCCTCGGGCATGCGCGACGCCGGCTACACCTACGTCAACATCGACGACTGCTGGCACGGCGCGCGCGACGCCGACGGGTTCATCCAGCCCGACCCCGAGCGCTTCCCGTCCGGCATGAAAGCCCTCGCCGACTACGTCCACGGCCAGGGCCTCAAGCTGGGGATCTACTCCGACGCCGGGACGGCCACGTGCGCCGGCCGGCCGGGCAGTCAGGGCTACGAGTACCAGGACGCGCTCCAGTACGCGCGGTGGGGCATCGACTACCTCAAGTACGACTGGTGCAACACGGAGGGCCGCGACGCCCCGGAGGCCTACCGGACGATGCGGAACGCGCTCGCCGCGAGCGGCCGCGACATCTTCTTCTCGATCTGCGAGTGGGGCGACAACGACCCGTGGACCTGGGGCAAGGAGATCGGCCACATGTGGCGGACGAGCGGTGACATCATCAACTGCTGGGACTGCGTCGTCAACCACGGCAACTGGAACTCGTGGGGCGTCATGCGGATCGTCGACATGCAGGTCGAGCGCGGGCTCCGCGTCCACGCCGCGCCGGGCCACTGGAACGACCCCGACATGATGGAGGTCGGCAACCTGCCGACGACGCACGAGGACCGGGCGCACTTCGCGATGTGGGCCATGCTCCACGCCCCGCTCATCGCCGGCAACGACGTCCGGACGATGACCGAGGCCACGCGGCAGATCCTGACGAACGAGGAGGTCATCGCCGTCGACCAGGACCCGCTGGGCGTCGAGGGCTTCCCGCACTGGCGGGCCGGCGGCGTCGAGATCTGGGCCAAACCGCTCGACGGCGGCGACTGGGCGATGGCCTTCCTCAACCGGAACGACGACCCGCGCGACGTCTCGTTCACGTGGGCCGAGGAGGACGTCGAGGACGCCTTCACGGGGCGCCGGCCGCACTTCGACCAGCACGCCTACGCCGTCCGCGACCTGTTCGCCCGCGCCGACATCGGCACGACCGAGGGCACGTTCGAGCGGGTCGTCCCCGGCCGCGACGTCGTGATGGTCCGCCTGACCCGGGTCGACTGA
- a CDS encoding DUF6519 domain-containing protein — translation MKADLSRSTFDPARHVKRVPLQQGRVQTDADANEQLDVVFYRAETEAADLIGGCGGPIDGAGFGLSIAGADLMIGAGRYYAGGTLVENEAEVAYDAQPYYPLDAATRDALDPDDTLGLDALAEPPDGECLAYLDVWEWHRTALEEPPIREVALGGPDTATRTRVLGQVKLHALEAGETADCVGPIASWEDVIAPSTGQLSARTDVAAASTDPCIVTPGAGYRRLENQLYRVEVHDGGTLADATFKWDRDNGTIVARLDAQSPTFDEWTLSSVGRDAVLRFAPGDWAELIDDARELHGLPGTLVQVDSVAGDVLTVDLTTATGPIDGAAFLENARVRRWNGVFDGDNDASFRDLEDGVQVRVRGGGRRYRTGDYWTIPARTNTGDVEWPTEDGGWVVAEGIGHHYCRLGLVTVADGWDAVTDCRSLFPPVTELTGLFYVGGDGQEGAPLEPLAHRLQVGVANGLHPVEGARVRVSVVDGGGQLDGSAAVEVATDADGLASVAWTLGAGGPQRAEAELLDAAGDPLHLPVRFAAEIENLTLDYVGGDGQHGVQGETLPYPLQVGVSRGDTPVAGETVRFRIVAGGGTVDGQPAVEVATLVDGTATVRWTLGGGDDQRVEAALLDGDGNEAHLPVRFSAQVGGPGETDPGFHVERVLWQNGFILRNDARAGLDDLRSGLLVAFDAPLAKEAVRGGPSEQAPDAMTFAKPVCTLTLHLPYPLDASERNLWNFPDRLSPGFGTRPIRLDGTLVAEEDRLLWNPSDPVLEWLEKNPFSVLLPRVADRLLGSLRLAGDKLWAADTERPVYLDGEAFGRPRASDGGTDVVLPSGDGRRGSDFELWFWLVETREDGRPSIAVSPAALRFPEVSAPGQRLERTLRIRNDGGAPLQITSLDVGPGVFRVEAPLPLRVEPGAEADVLVTYTANGQQFAGQLTISSNAENEPTLVVPVQARAADGAARLQFIHNAADVGDLGVTLDDEILRPANSDRRTFAYQTASPFVLAAAGAHVLTVFDANREAVATQALQFEAGRAYTVVATRAARTGGVRLTVTPDVRTASGDGDRVGALVINTLAEGRIDVRRRGGDVVTGLEPGARSEVTGINAGQATLTLAVGDATARTTFDLRSRGGQSVVILASGSTVPGDPMELIAFDADGQRVPTR, via the coding sequence ATGAAAGCCGACCTCTCCCGCTCCACCTTCGACCCCGCGCGCCACGTCAAGCGCGTCCCCCTCCAGCAAGGGCGCGTCCAGACCGACGCCGACGCCAACGAGCAGCTGGACGTCGTGTTCTACCGCGCGGAGACCGAGGCGGCCGACCTCATCGGCGGCTGCGGCGGGCCGATCGACGGCGCGGGCTTCGGCCTCTCGATCGCGGGCGCCGACCTGATGATCGGCGCCGGGCGCTACTACGCGGGCGGCACGCTGGTGGAGAACGAGGCCGAGGTCGCCTACGACGCGCAGCCCTACTACCCGCTCGACGCGGCCACCCGCGACGCGCTCGACCCCGACGACACGCTCGGCCTCGACGCGCTCGCGGAGCCTCCCGACGGGGAGTGCCTCGCCTACCTCGACGTGTGGGAGTGGCACCGGACGGCGCTCGAGGAGCCGCCGATCCGCGAGGTCGCTCTCGGCGGCCCCGACACGGCGACGCGCACCCGCGTGCTCGGGCAGGTCAAGCTCCACGCCCTGGAGGCCGGCGAGACCGCGGACTGCGTCGGGCCGATCGCGTCCTGGGAGGACGTGATCGCCCCGAGCACCGGCCAGCTCAGCGCGCGGACCGACGTGGCGGCGGCGTCGACGGACCCGTGCATCGTGACGCCGGGCGCGGGCTACCGCCGGCTCGAGAACCAGCTGTACCGCGTCGAGGTCCACGACGGCGGCACGCTCGCCGACGCCACGTTCAAGTGGGACCGCGACAACGGCACGATCGTCGCCCGGCTCGACGCGCAGAGCCCGACCTTCGACGAGTGGACCCTGAGCAGCGTCGGGCGTGACGCCGTCCTCCGCTTCGCCCCCGGCGACTGGGCCGAGCTCATCGACGACGCCCGCGAGCTCCACGGCCTCCCGGGCACGCTCGTCCAGGTCGACTCCGTCGCGGGCGACGTCCTCACCGTCGACCTCACCACGGCCACCGGCCCCATCGACGGGGCGGCGTTCCTCGAGAACGCCAGGGTCCGCCGGTGGAACGGCGTGTTCGACGGCGACAACGACGCGAGCTTCCGCGACCTCGAGGACGGCGTCCAGGTCCGCGTCCGCGGCGGCGGCCGGCGCTACCGGACCGGCGACTACTGGACGATCCCCGCCCGCACCAACACGGGCGACGTCGAGTGGCCGACGGAGGACGGCGGCTGGGTCGTGGCCGAGGGCATCGGCCACCACTACTGCCGCCTCGGGCTGGTCACGGTCGCAGACGGCTGGGACGCCGTGACGGACTGCCGCTCCCTGTTCCCGCCCGTGACCGAGCTAACGGGCCTCTTCTACGTCGGCGGCGACGGGCAGGAGGGCGCGCCGCTCGAGCCGCTCGCGCACCGGCTCCAGGTCGGCGTCGCGAACGGGTTGCACCCCGTCGAGGGCGCGCGCGTCCGGGTCTCCGTCGTCGACGGCGGCGGGCAGCTTGACGGAAGCGCCGCCGTCGAGGTCGCGACCGACGCCGACGGCCTCGCGTCGGTCGCGTGGACGCTCGGCGCCGGCGGCCCGCAGCGCGCCGAGGCCGAGCTCCTCGACGCGGCCGGCGACCCGCTCCACCTCCCGGTCCGGTTCGCGGCCGAGATCGAAAACCTGACGCTCGACTACGTCGGCGGCGACGGCCAGCACGGCGTCCAGGGCGAAACGCTCCCCTACCCGCTCCAGGTCGGCGTGTCACGCGGCGACACGCCCGTCGCGGGCGAGACCGTCCGGTTCCGCATCGTCGCCGGCGGCGGGACCGTCGACGGGCAGCCCGCCGTCGAGGTCGCCACGCTCGTCGACGGGACGGCCACCGTCCGGTGGACGCTCGGCGGCGGCGACGACCAGCGCGTTGAGGCCGCCCTCCTCGACGGCGACGGCAACGAGGCTCACCTGCCGGTCCGGTTCTCCGCCCAGGTCGGTGGGCCGGGCGAGACCGACCCCGGCTTCCACGTCGAGCGCGTCCTGTGGCAGAACGGGTTCATCCTCCGAAACGACGCGCGGGCCGGGCTCGACGACCTCCGCTCCGGGCTGCTCGTGGCCTTCGACGCGCCCCTCGCGAAGGAGGCCGTGCGGGGCGGGCCGTCCGAGCAGGCGCCGGACGCGATGACGTTCGCCAAGCCGGTCTGCACGCTCACTCTCCACCTGCCGTACCCGCTCGACGCGTCCGAACGCAACCTCTGGAACTTCCCGGACCGCCTCTCCCCAGGCTTCGGCACGCGGCCCATCCGCCTCGACGGCACGCTCGTCGCGGAGGAAGACCGACTCCTTTGGAACCCCTCGGACCCCGTTCTGGAGTGGCTCGAGAAGAACCCCTTCTCCGTGCTCCTCCCGCGGGTGGCCGACCGCCTGCTGGGCTCGCTCCGGCTGGCCGGCGACAAGCTCTGGGCCGCCGACACCGAGCGGCCCGTCTACCTCGATGGCGAGGCGTTCGGCCGGCCTCGGGCGAGCGATGGGGGCACCGACGTCGTCCTCCCGAGCGGCGACGGCCGCCGAGGCAGCGACTTCGAGCTGTGGTTCTGGCTCGTCGAGACGCGCGAGGACGGGCGGCCGTCCATCGCGGTGAGCCCGGCGGCGCTCCGCTTCCCCGAGGTCTCGGCCCCCGGGCAACGCCTTGAGCGGACCCTCCGCATCCGCAACGACGGCGGGGCCCCGCTCCAGATCACCAGCCTCGACGTCGGCCCGGGCGTGTTCCGGGTCGAGGCCCCCCTCCCGCTGCGCGTCGAGCCCGGCGCCGAGGCGGACGTGCTCGTCACGTACACCGCCAACGGGCAGCAGTTTGCGGGGCAGCTCACGATCTCCAGCAACGCCGAGAACGAGCCGACCCTCGTGGTGCCGGTCCAGGCGCGCGCCGCGGACGGCGCCGCGCGGCTCCAGTTCATCCACAACGCGGCCGACGTCGGCGACCTCGGCGTGACGCTCGACGACGAGATCCTGCGGCCCGCCAACTCGGACCGGCGGACCTTCGCGTACCAGACGGCCTCCCCCTTCGTCCTCGCCGCGGCCGGCGCGCACGTCCTCACCGTTTTCGATGCCAACCGCGAGGCGGTCGCCACGCAGGCGCTCCAGTTCGAGGCCGGTCGGGCGTACACCGTCGTCGCGACGCGGGCCGCCCGGACCGGCGGCGTCCGGCTGACCGTGACGCCCGACGTCCGGACCGCGTCGGGGGACGGCGACCGCGTCGGGGCCCTCGTCATCAACACGCTCGCGGAAGGCCGGATCGACGTCCGCCGGCGGGGCGGTGACGTCGTCACCGGGCTGGAGCCCGGGGCCCGCTCCGAGGTGACCGGGATCAACGCCGGGCAGGCCACGCTCACGCTCGCCGTCGGCGACGCGACGGCACGGACGACGTTCGACCTCCGGAGCCGGGGGGGGCAGTCCGTGGTCATCCTCGCCTCAGGCTCGACCGTCCCGGGCGACCCGATGGAGCTGATCGCCTTCGACGCCGACGGACAGCGCGTGCCGACGCGGTGA